The Argentina anserina chromosome 5, drPotAnse1.1, whole genome shotgun sequence genome includes the window TCCTTAATTAGATTAAGAAACCCACATTCAAGGGATGCTATGATCAAAGACACTTGTTTCCCATTATCCACAGTCTCGATCAACTTCTGCACCACACGAGTACTGAAACCACAACACCAGTCATATTCAGTGACAAGGAAGCAGTATTAACATATACTACAGTTGACATAACAACAATAAGTATAGTATAAAGGATATACCCATGTGTGTCCAAGGAAACTGTCACAAGCTGTCCTGGTTCTTTGGTCACCTTGAGTACAAACTGCATTCTTTGCTGTTCATTACACATATCCAAGAACTTTTGCATGAGGTAATTGCCAAACGGGTCTGTCATAAGTTCAAGAACATGATTGATAATCCTATCAAATATCAGTTGCACATCTTGGCGGGTTCCCTCATCGAGCATTTTCTGTAAGAAGCGGCAACCATGCTGATCCTTTGCTAGGAAGTATATGTATCCCTGGACATCAGTCAGTGAACCCAAAGCAAGCACTGACTTCAGGGAGTCATTACTGGTCTGACTACATTCATTTCCACTATTTCCTCCATTGTATGAATCCAAATCTAGTCTAGAGCTTTTCTCTCCTTCTGTCCTCATTGCCATCTTACTGCAAGAGCTCTTCTTGTTAGCCTTTGAAGACTTGCAACCCTTAGTGACACCATGATGTAAATGTTTTCCTTGTACAGCAAGACTATCCTCACCTCTAAAACCCTCTGGGTGCCCTGCACATTTCCTAGTTGGGTTTCCTCTAGTCCTTTGTTTTATCACTGGATGATAATTATGTGAGCCATTATCCACGCACAGCTGAGCAACCGAGGGGAACTGAGGGGAGCTCATCGGATACATAAGACCCTTACCGCCATGAGAATCTGTTCCACATAGCTGTGAGTAAATAAATGCATCATCAAGGTAAGGTCTGGCGAGATTCTCTACTTGAACATTCCTGTTATACCAATCATCTCTCAGCTCCTTTCTTTGCTCCAACATGTACTCCATTTGGTTCTTCACACCACTAGGACCACAACACAAAGCACTAGCTTGCTGCATATGATTTAGAATACCCCCCATTGAATCACCAACAACATATTCTGGCCCCAACCCAAGAAACTCAGGCTCCACATAACCATTAAAACCACCCCTACCACCATAATGAGAGGACTGAAAAGCTTCAACATCAAGCATATTATTCCTAGAACTTTCAAACAACCCATAGTTCTCAACACCCCAAGGAACATTACCCCCTAAgaaaccaccaccaccaccaagcCCAAACCCATTTGGGTCTCTTTCAAACCCCCTCCTCTTAACACCACCACCCTCATACTCATCCCCAATATTCATTCTGTAAAAACTCTCAGCCAAACCCAGATCATCCCCCAAAATCTCATTGAAATGAGACTCCTGTAGCTTGGAGTCCAACCACAGCCCTCCTACATTCATGTAATGCTTAAGAGGTGCATGACACTTAGCCTCCTCAAATGGAGAATAAGGAGAGCTGTCCCCAGAGGAATAAAACCCATTTGAGTAAGAACTTGAAGATGAAAACTCAGACTGCAGAGAAGCTCTGCTAATGGGTGAACCACTCACATGGCTGTGGTGGTGGCTAGGCTGAAGCAAAAGCTGAAACAGATTGGAATTACAATAAGGATTATTTGGGTTCATGTTGTTGCTGTTGTTATCAGTCTTCATGTTCAACATCACCACAAAAAACCACAACACAGATGTGACAACAACACACTCTATACAACAACAATATCAAACTAGGGTGACACAAAGGTCACATATTTATACAAAACCCAGATTCAGATTCCCAAACCCCCACGTCAGGAAAACGATTCCACAACAAAAGGGTACTAGTATCAAACTCAAGAACAGAGGACCAGAACCAAAGCACTGATTTTTATGATGGGATTTCAACACACACACATTTTCAGTGTTCCTTTGTAGATTTTGGTGatcggtttttttttgtggaatgaaaaaaaaaggaggaaTGGGAAATCAAAACAGGGTCTTGAGGCCTCTCTCACACAGTAGTACACTGCTCTCTGTCACCATTAAAATGAAGAGTCTTGCCACTACTGCACAGAAGAACACAAAAgcgcagagagagagagagagagagctcctGACTAGGCCTATATGTATTTTGCTTAccaaaatttttatttactgttggAATTTTGTTTAAGTTAAACAAGGGTAGTGATTTTGCATAGTAAGAAATATTAAACACTGTTTAGTTATGTGGGAGTATCAACTTCGTAAACAGAGAGTTCTAAACCTGCAACTAATCGGCTTGATTTTCTCGGATTTTGAATAATTCTGGGTTGGTTAGTTTgctatttactgttttaccttTCTGACCGCCTCCCTGGGCTATACATTTCTTTGTCGATACGTTTTTTACCGGAAATAGATGGAGGTAAGTTTTGGGTTTCAGGGGTATGTGACAGTTTGGATTGCAGCTAATAATAGCAAGTGATAGCTTCTTCAGGGTGCGTAaccaattttgattttcttttttcagaaGACTCGAGGAAAATTACCATCTGCGGGTGGGGTCCACTTTTGAAAATGGAGGATTCTAATTGGTTCTAAGAAGTTGGCTTCTAGAGTTCTAGTGCAacaatttctaattttttggCTATTGGTGAATGAGATGAAAGAAATGACTGAATTAAGAGGAGAGGGAAGGAGACTATCTTGAATCAAAGGTTCAAGAGCTTGAGCTGGAATTTGGGTTATGATCTTATCTAGGAGAGGCTAAATTGATGGAACTTATTGTTTGAATAATCCGTTATAGTTGGTTTCACATTCGATAAATTATCAATTCTAATAATATGTTTTTGTTCAAATTTCCTTTCTACGTATTTGTTTAACTAATAAGATGAGCACATTTGCGCTATTAATCAAAGTAAACTAATTTAATTGAAGTATGTTAGTTATCTTTGCGTTGCTCTTTTAGCTCAATTTTGTTCCAGATTTTAcgattttatataattatgaatTATCTAATTTCCATTAAATGTTTGTCTCTTTCGAGATGTGTTTTTTACTCCATAAAAAAGTGTGTTTTTTACTACTTGGGTTAACAAACATAACTCATGAACTAAATTGGCTACATTAATATCACTTGAACCTAGCTAAAGAAGTAAACAACAAAGAAGAGTATTTACCCCAAAATAATATATGGTCATATCCGGAATTTTCATATATGCCTAACACTGCAAGTGGTGAGGTTGGAAGTAGCTAATATTTTGCTCCATCTGAATTGGTCAGTCTTCAACAGGAGCATTATGAGCAGCCATGAGCCCATGAAGATTCTGAGCCTACCGTCCACTCTTGTTTTTATGCCTACAAATAGGCCATATCACACCTCTTGCTGCCACAGTTTTCCAGTGTCTGATCAGCTTGAACCACCTCTGGCTCTGGCACACACAGATTTCTGATGCACATTTCAGCTTTAAAGATTTTTTACGCACTTCTAACTTCAAATGCAGAACTTCCTAATGGTAAAAAATTTCTATTGCATTTCGGGTAAAGATCTTGGGTTTTACTCCATTGTTCTGCTTGGGCGTTAGCATGGAATTAAGGCAACAAAAGAGTCAACCAGTCTGAGGCTCTGAGCTCTGACATTGCTTCTGTGACTAATGTCCCCTATATCGCAGCCTGTGTAGCAGACTGGGCAGCCTCCTCCAactccatttttttttgtttggttataCAGTTTCTTCAGAGCTCTTGCTCCAGGTAACTCCAAAACATTTTGAATCTCAAATAAAGATCCTAGGGACCCCTCGGTGATGCTACATTATTTCAAACTCTCACCAGGTATTTCTACAACCACTGTTTTGTCTGCAAGAGTGAATGTAACATAGTTGTCTCTGCAAGAGTGAATGTAACATAGTTGTATAGCATTAGTCATTTTAAAAACGGTTGTTCTATAATTTTGGAGCAGTGGTGCTCTATGGTTGATGGTTAATAGCAACAATGCTTTGGAGCACTACAATATTGTCTCAAGGAGAAGGAGACGGTCTTCAGGAGTTGGACACTGAAGCACAAACAAATGATGCAAAATCGATGATCATGAGCTCAACAAATGATGGATTAAATTAAACCCAGGGAAACAGTCCAAGCACTTCATTAAGACAAGCACTGGAAGAATTCATAAATATGGACACAGACAACCCAATTAGCAGAGATAGTCCATAGCTCTAAGCAGACCCCATTTATAACCTAAAACATGACTCCATGAAAAATCCACAATGAAAAGgtcaaattatataataacAATCCTCCAccactaaaaagaaaaagaacaaaaccagAAACCATGTGATAAAAATATCCAAGTTAGACCACCTAGCATGTTAAACCAAGGCAATGCTGCTCTCACCACCAGGAGGTTTGCGTACGCCACCCAAGTATTCTCGAGCCTCTGCCTTCCCGTCGGCAAAGATGTTGCTGCCACTCATCTCCCGCAGTTTTGCCACACTCAATGGTTTCTCAGCAGAGGACGGAGGAACATCGCCCTTGAATATATCGTTTCCTGACAGCTCAGAAAATTTCTTCTCATAAATCTTCTTTGCCGTCTTGGACACAGGTTCCTCACCTGGTATAACATTGATCTGACCCCCACCAGGCTACAAAAAGAAACCAAATTAAGAATCAGTTACATGCTTATAAAATTGGCACAAGAACACAAGAATTCGGATCAAGAAGTCAAACAATTCACTCACTTTAGACACTTTAGCAGACTCATATACAGGTGTAGTAGGTTCTCCTATTTGAATGCTTCCTTTCAAGGCCAGTTGTCGTGGAGCGGTAGTTTCCCTTGGTACAATTTCAGGAGGAGGTGCAAATATGTCATGCCCACTGAGCTCCTTATATTTAGAGTCTGAAAGCTGCTTCTTCAGCCTTGCCTCTGCCTCTGCCTCAGTTTCCAAGGTTCCACTCAGCTCTCGCAGCTTTGCAACTTCAGCAATTGTAGTAGGCTTTTTAGGAGCAACACCCTCTTCCTCACCAAATGAGATATGACTGATTCCAGCAACCGCTTGCTGGCATTTGACACCATCAAAAAGACAAAGTCACAAAAGGGTTTTGTGCCAAAATGACACGCCATACTATACGATCTCCATTCTTTCATTGTTCATATATGATCTAAGATATAGTAGACAATCGTAAATGTAGCACGTATTGATTTGGTACCTGGTACAGTCGGATTCCGGGTTTGCTATTTGGTGTAGGATTAGCACTGCCAGGTTCTGAAGCTTCATCATCTGCTCCACCAGCAAAAATGCCACTCCCCGTCATCTCCTTCATCTTGTACCCTGAACAAGGCTTTCTGGACATTGCAAAGTGAACAACGTTAAAACTCTGATAATTTTATCTTGAAATGGCATAAACTTTGACCGATTCAACTTCTGCTTTGAAACAAAATGGCATAAACCCAATTCTTCAACAATATTAAAACACAATTAATTCTAATgtaaaacattaaaaataacaatctaatcatatttggaaaattAATTTCTGAGATGTGGAAAATCACATCGGATTCAAAAATGATAAAATCCATCAAATTCCCAATTTTTCAACGgtcaaaacacaaaattatATTCCGGATAATAATTAAACCCGTCCTAGACTCTAGAAGACCAATTTCCCCAccaaaaaatttcaaatttcaaatttaaatCAAAGCAAAATGACAAATTATCCAATTTAATAAACATAAttccaaaaataaagaaaactaAAGTTCTTCAGAAACATCAATACATGGAAAATAAGCAGATCGATCACAGATCATTAACAAAAGAACACTCAATCTTCCAGTTCTAATCACATACTTTCtttcagaagaagaagatgaattcaacaacaaaaacaaattgcAGGTCCGCTAATAAGTCCACTGAAAacccgaaaaaaaaatcaaaatgggATGAACAAGGTGAGAGTAGCCGAATTAGAAGACGCAGATCTGACCGTTTATTCAAGCTCTCGACCTCCTCATCCGTCACCTGACCGCCAAACACCACTTTCCTGATCCCATCCGACGGCTAAACaccaaatcaaaaccaaaccaaaatgAGTAATCCTCAATGAAAGCGTGTCTAATAATAGCGCCGTGAGAGAGACTCCAACTGGACTACCTGGTGAGGCCTCGAAGCGGAGCGGGCCGCGGAGGAGGAGAGGGCGGGGGAGTCGGCAATCGGGGTCTCGGACCAGGTGAGCAGATCCGCGGTGGACGTGTGGGGCTTTCTGACCGGAGTGCTCATAATGCGGGGGTGAAAAGACGGGAATGGCCTCGGGTGAGGGGAGGATTGTGGCTCTGTGGTGGTGGGTTTTGTGGGGATTTTAAGATGGGGGGAAGAGAGGGGAAAGAGTGGAGTTGAAGGGAGATAATAGTAGAAGAGAGACTTGGAGTAGAACTCTACTCTCAGAGCTGGTTTcttaaagaaaagagagaaaagatgtGAAACCGGGTCGGGTTTTTCGGGTTTTGTGGAAAAGACGGAAAAGCCCAGCGTTGGGGGGATTTTGAATCTCGTACCGCGTACGGGATAGGCTGAGACCGGTGAGACGCGGCCACGTCGACGTGGAAGTTACGGAAATGGCCTTGAGGTGTTTGGAGTACGTGTGGAGTGGGGATTGGGTAGAGAGTTTTAGGGAGGGTTTTAATATTTAAAAGGTTTTTGAATTGTGGAGATAAATTGCGCGTGGGATTATCAACGATTTTAAGgagattatgttttttttcccaACGGCTTTGGATTAATTTGgtgatatttttgtttttgtttttgtttttgtttttgtttttatttttgtttttgttttcgtgTGAGAAGATAATAATGGAATAGAGGTTGTAATTATCAAATTATGTTCACCGGCTTAGAACAAAAATTTGAATCTTTATTTTAGTTACTAACAAAGAACAATCGTATGGTAGTAATTTGTCGATTGGATTTTTTTTAGctctatttttatttcagCCTATAGAACTAGGGTGTGGCTTTATCTTGTCGACTAGTGACAATGCTCGAATAGGGCTCGAAGAACTTAGTTTTTTGTTTGGTAAAACGTTATAATCTCCGACGTacattgttcttgttttcttaatatttAGCTTGAGTGTTTAGGCTTTGTTTTTTCCTAAAATAGTGCTTAAACTCATTTTAGGACGTGTGTGTATATTATGTCTATGCGTTAGTTGTTGTTATTTATGAGGGTAttgctaattttttttatgaaggtGCACCAATGGTTGAATTTGAATCGATACTTAACTTTGAAACGTAACACTTCTCTAATGATACAAATAGTAACATTTTTGTCTATTACTCTTATAATTACTCATTTCGTGCAATACTTAATTTGTAGAGCAACCCTTGTTTGAGTTGTTTCAATCATGCTGATCGAAACTAAAATATTTAGTCTCTTAATTATCTCTGATTATTTTTGCATAGATTGCAATCACTTGGTGATCACGTTACATGTTGGAAACTAGAAGACTCTAGCAGACTTCTTGATCTCCTATTACTAAAGCTCCTCGTGATAGATCTAAGCTCATAAATTCGCAGATATCATAGCAAAGTCAAAAGTCTTGCTTAATTAGCAGAACTGCGGCTTCGTTCCATAGATTACAGATCGTACCAGAGACACATGCCCCCAGCTCATCTTTTTCCTACAGGATAACTGCTCCCTTTAATCTTTTGATCTTTTTCCCCAGAAGAAAATGAATCATAGTTTTTCCAGGTCTATGCTATCCCTTGTCCATGTGAGACATCCCCCCAACAACACCAATTAACCCAAATTAAAGGCCAGAGcaattcctctctctctctctctctctctctctctctctctctcttatatTTCCTTCTCTCGTAGGTCATACCCTTCATTCGTGGGTCACGTCCTGCCAGATTTTCACGTGTATATCTTAGCGTAAAGCCTCTGTTATATTCCTGTATTCTTTTTTAGTTTCTCACCACCCCCACCTCACCCGGTGGTTCTCTATTCTAATCCCGGCCAGGGTGCTTTCGTCATTTACTTTCGTCAATGGATTCTATACGGCGTTTAGACGTAATTGTCAAGTATCCGTTACATACCTTATACGGTActcatttcaaaattttggTGTGGCAGAATTACAGATGTGGCCTCTCGCCAAGAACTTTAAAAGGAGAAGGTGCGATCATGAATGTGGCCACCCTCTTCGAATTCAACACTCATCAGTCATCACCCCGGCCATGCCCAGCTCAAAGCCTAGTAACTTGATGTCTGTTTTTCTCATCATTATCTACTAGATGTGTTGTACGAGTTTTATTGAGTTattagttctttttttttaaataattttggaaCCCAGTTTAGCTGAGAGGCTTATCTCCATACCTGGTTTCAATTATTATATTAATAGATATATTTTGCAACGGGAGGACATAGAGCCTAAAATTATTGACGTTCTTAAAtcacatcaatttttttttttaatttatataaaaataaaatataacatAATGTCAATTTGTATTAACAAAAACTTTGCTCCACAATAGTTACtaaatcatcttcttcttctttttgcgATTAAAATCATCTTTTAGCTTGGTCAAATTCATTGTATCAATAGTTACTAAAATAAGCAACTTCATAATTCATGCTTCCTAGATTTAGCTAGGTTGGTATGATAATGCGATTTCACTTTCCAGACATGGTTAGCTGACTTAGCTCCACTAGACATGTAACCAACTAATTAAACCAAGTGGAATCTAGGTTTGGATGATCGtatcaaagaaaacaaaaaaggttTGGATGATAAAGAGATTTCACCTCATGTTTAGCTCCACTAGACATGTAACTTAAGTGGCATCTGATCATTTGCCAAAATATTTTCAAGGGGACATGCATGTTATACATAGTATTGCTTCTTGGGTTGGTGACCCATGTAATGCATATAAATCATCACCAGCAAGTTAGAAGTTTAGGTGagcaaattaatattaaaaaatgGGAATGAAAGACATGGACCCAAACCCTAAGCAAAGGAAATAATGATATGTCCCACGGTGTGTAACCTCTCGCTTGGAACATACCCAATGTGATTATGTAAGGTATCTTTCCTAGGTTAAGACTTATGGATCATCTTTTTTCATTTGAATAATATACTTTAGGTGACTATCATCGTGATTATTTATGAAACATATAATATTGCTCATAAGCAGTGGAGCTGTCAATCACTCATAGAAATGGTATGTGATTAACTAGTTAACTAATGCATGTTGATGCAAAGAAATGCAGTTGacaattattttctttacaaaTACTTTTAAGACGGGCAAACAGTATAATGTACCAAGTACATTAACGTACTTGTCTTACTTAATATGCTTTTCCAAAGGTGATCCCTTGTTCTTTATATAGATATTCATCTAGGTCCTTCGTGAATGatttatgtgtatatatacacatatcctaatatttgaagaaaaataaaaagaacaagctCGAGAAAGAAAACAGGGAAAAAACTTGGCAAACCACAGTTGGTCTGCTCTAGCACCTATAAAATTTACAGATTAGTTTTCTTTAGGCTGTTGAAATCTAACAGAAGAGACTTCTTCTATAACGTGAAAACTCCCCCAAATCTCATGTTCTCTTCGTTCTTTTGTAAACATTCCTCAGCAAATTCATGGCAATTCTAGATGACAAACAGGTTCAGCAACAAAAGATACTTTTTGAACAGCTAATTTTGGCTACTGAAGTGTATGATTCTtatcaattttgttgttgaagTTGATTTGGCCCCTTGGATTACATGATTATATCATGTAGGAAGTCTGAAGCTCAAATTAAATTGATTTCAACTGCTAGTATACCTCGTAATAATGGTGGTAGGAAGAAGCCAATCCATAACAATTTAATAGCAAATTAACAATGGAATGGCAGCAGTCAAGTTTTGTGGGTGGTCATGGCCACACCataagacatgattcacatgaGAATCAATGCGGAACATATCATAagaattattttgttttgtacaAGATGAGAATTTGTAACTAATGACCTAGAAATAAGTATAAATTTCCAGGAGTATTGTATGTTTTATAAAATTCAAAGATCTGAACATAGCAATTGTCTTGTTTTACTTGCAGGGGTGAAAGGGTTGGATACATATTACAGAGTGTTCATCACTTCATCTTAATTAACTTCGATTCCAAAAGTCTAGAAGAAGAGTGTTTGACGATGATTCCACTAAGATTGGTTTGACTCGTCTGACCAGTTCGGGGTTCGACCTTTCTGATCCCGCGAACTCGTGATTCAGCAGCTGcttgtttcaactttcaagttcATATCGGAATGTGAATGTCGACGTAGAGAGATAACTTCACAAGCATAATGAGTAACGCCGTTTGTTGGTTTTAACCGCTGGTCTGCTACTCAACAACTTTGCCGGTTAGGTATGGTTAGTTTTATCTAGCTAACCATGGCTCGTGCAACTCTTTACGAGTACATTAGATTCTAGAGATGAGTTTATTGGTGCGGCAAACAGTGGATTAGATATAAAACACCTTTAATTACGGCTCAAATCATCACTTTATTAAGGGTGTTCTAATTCTATCGACTACAGCTAGCTAGGAACTTCCTACCAACtcttttcatcatttttaAATACCAACCTTTTTTTGTGCTTGAAGATTATCTCTTCAGTAAAAACATCAACAAATTTATTACACGAGGTACTGCATGATGTAGTCGATTATAGCTATTGAGGCCGTGAAAATCGAACGCATAATCTTGCACTTAAATGAAGGGCAAATATATACTTTCTCCGATCTAATGATGGAAGAAAATCGAAGGCAATAGctaatttcttcaaacctAGACAAAATCGAAGAGCAGATAGTCAGATTGTCATTGAGTTCATGAGATGTGGCTGAAACCATTAATATGAAAAGGAAGCAATAGTTATCGCTAATCATTcgaagagaagaaaatcacTGAATTGATGATAACGATTTAATAACTAAACATCACTTGTCAATCAGCTAATTCTGGGCCAAGTTAGATCTGTCGGCAGAGGGACAATGACACTTCAAATGCATTTCAATTTTTAAGTACATAATAAGCgccatttttattttaaacttcCTTCGAAAAAAGGATAACCGATTTTCATTGTTTCATTAAGTCTAATAGAAAAttctattatattatatatcaatgcatggtctccaaatcttcacctcttaaaaaaaatgtatatcaATTAATGCATGCATTGgtaattatttttctgatctcaatcacaaaacaatatcAGTTGTTATACATTGTGAGTGTCGGCGGCTAGCATCTTAAAACATGCAGCCGATATCGTTTTGTGagtaaaattagaaaaactaTAACAAATACCAATATATGGTTGGGTTTGAGATGCATAGCATGCATCGATATATAATAAACAAACCTGAGTCTAATGCTAGATTGTAATGATGTAATCTTTTCATATTAGTAATGGGATTCCATTGATGAGATGTATTTTGTGAAT containing:
- the LOC126795226 gene encoding putative pumilio homolog 7, chloroplastic; protein product: MLNMKTDNNSNNMNPNNPYCNSNLFQLLLQPSHHHSHVSGSPISRASLQSEFSSSSSYSNGFYSSGDSSPYSPFEEAKCHAPLKHYMNVGGLWLDSKLQESHFNEILGDDLGLAESFYRMNIGDEYEGGGVKRRGFERDPNGFGLGGGGGFLGGNVPWGVENYGLFESSRNNMLDVEAFQSSHYGGRGGFNGYVEPEFLGLGPEYVVGDSMGGILNHMQQASALCCGPSGVKNQMEYMLEQRKELRDDWYNRNVQVENLARPYLDDAFIYSQLCGTDSHGGKGLMYPMSSPQFPSVAQLCVDNGSHNYHPVIKQRTRGNPTRKCAGHPEGFRGEDSLAVQGKHLHHGVTKGCKSSKANKKSSCSKMAMRTEGEKSSRLDLDSYNGGNSGNECSQTSNDSLKSVLALGSLTDVQGYIYFLAKDQHGCRFLQKMLDEGTRQDVQLIFDRIINHVLELMTDPFGNYLMQKFLDMCNEQQRMQFVLKVTKEPGQLVTVSLDTHGTRVVQKLIETVDNGKQVSLIIASLECGFLNLIKDPNGNHVVQRCLDCFSIEANRFIFDAAARFCVEIATQRHGCCVLQKCIAHASGRHRDKLLTEVSRNGLILSQDRYGNYVVQYVLELKIPSVMARLISQLKGHFVLLSMQKCSSHVVEKCLKHYEESRVKVIHELLSVSHFEQLLQDPYANYVIQSALSVTKGPLHAVLVEAVTPHTILRHSPYCKRIFTKDLLKK
- the LOC126795235 gene encoding uncharacterized protein LOC126795235 → MSTPVRKPHTSTADLLTWSETPIADSPALSSSAARSASRPHQPSDGIRKVVFGGQVTDEEVESLNKRKPCSGYKMKEMTGSGIFAGGADDEASEPGSANPTPNSKPGIRLYQQAVAGISHISFGEEEGVAPKKPTTIAEVAKLRELSGTLETEAEAEARLKKQLSDSKYKELSGHDIFAPPPEIVPRETTAPRQLALKGSIQIGEPTTPVYESAKVSKPGGGQINVIPGEEPVSKTAKKIYEKKFSELSGNDIFKGDVPPSSAEKPLSVAKLREMSGSNIFADGKAEAREYLGGVRKPPGGESSIALV